A DNA window from Vibrio cidicii contains the following coding sequences:
- a CDS encoding LacI family DNA-binding transcriptional regulator produces the protein MATITDVCALAGVSKATVSRVINGSEQVKPKTREAVHAAMRQLGYQPNTLAQALATNTSHSIGLVLPHFESSYFGSVLHHAEQETQKAGKKLLVVNSKNSAAGEREAVETLAAQRCDAVLLYSRHLSQDELVSLQQQIQRPLLILNRRLTSSHLYSFGLDQQQVTSLAMDHLLSLGHRQIACIASPLQSETGKIRFHGYQKALQAKGIEINTNLVIESNNTLSGGYDAMNELLQTDETFTAVFASNDDMALGAIRALYDHGKKVPSDIAVIGIDNEPAAAYAIPSLSTVSLPIVTLSKDATLCALKLANKETVPVEHRVYQSELVIRESTSKQG, from the coding sequence ATGGCAACCATAACAGATGTGTGTGCACTGGCAGGCGTTTCTAAGGCGACAGTGTCACGGGTTATCAATGGCAGCGAGCAAGTGAAACCGAAAACGCGCGAAGCCGTGCATGCGGCGATGCGTCAGCTTGGCTATCAACCTAATACACTGGCTCAAGCGCTCGCAACCAATACCTCGCACTCGATAGGTTTGGTACTTCCTCACTTTGAAAGTAGCTATTTTGGCAGCGTCCTGCACCATGCTGAGCAAGAGACACAAAAAGCGGGTAAGAAACTGCTGGTGGTCAACAGTAAAAACAGTGCAGCAGGTGAACGTGAAGCAGTTGAAACCCTAGCCGCCCAGCGCTGCGATGCGGTTTTACTTTACAGTCGCCATTTATCGCAGGATGAACTGGTTAGCTTGCAGCAACAGATACAACGGCCGTTATTGATCCTCAATAGACGTTTGACCAGCTCTCATTTATACAGCTTTGGCCTCGATCAACAGCAGGTGACATCATTGGCGATGGATCATTTACTCTCCCTTGGACACAGACAGATCGCTTGTATTGCGTCGCCATTACAGAGTGAAACGGGCAAAATTCGTTTTCATGGCTATCAAAAAGCGCTGCAAGCTAAGGGCATTGAGATTAACACCAATTTAGTGATTGAGAGTAATAATACGCTCTCTGGTGGTTATGACGCGATGAACGAGTTACTACAAACAGATGAAACGTTTACCGCGGTTTTTGCAAGCAACGATGATATGGCGTTAGGCGCAATACGCGCACTGTACGATCACGGGAAGAAAGTGCCTAGCGATATCGCGGTAATAGGTATCGATAATGAGCCTGCAGCCGCTTATGCGATACCGAGTTTATCAACGGTCAGCCTGCCGATCGTTACCTTAAGTAAAGATGCGACACTTTGTGCTCTCAAGCTCGCCAACAAGGAAACTGTGCCTGTCGAGCATCGTGTTTACCAAAGCGAATTAGTGATTCGAGAATCAACCAGCAAACAAGGTTGA
- a CDS encoding 6-phospho-beta-glucosidase: protein MAKSIFPNDFLWGGAVAAHQVEGGWDQGGKGVSIVDVLTRGAHEVPRRITDGVMEGEFYPNHQAVDFYHHYKEDIALFAEMGFKCFRTSIAWTRIFPNGDEAQPNEAGLQFYDDLFDELLKHKIEPVITLSHFEMPLHLVKQYGSWLNRDLIDHFTKFAQVVMTRYQHKVKYWITFNEINNQRNWKLPIFGYCNSGMLYAEQDHPEQAMYQVLHHQFIASALVVKLGHEINPDFKIGSMIHMMPLYPATSRPEDVLLAQELMREKYLFSDVQVRGYYPSYLSKEWQRKGIEVVMQDGDEQILRQGCADYLAISYYMTNIVSAAPEQEGETTSLFETSRLNPYLPASDWGWQIDPQGLRYALSELYERYQKPIFIVENGLGAYDTVEEDGSVQDDYRINYLAAHIEAVKQAINHDGVDVMGYTPWGCIDCVSFTTGEYKKRYGFIYVDKHDDGSGTFARSKKKSFYWYQNVIATNGNEI from the coding sequence ATGGCTAAGTCTATTTTTCCTAACGATTTTTTATGGGGTGGTGCGGTAGCGGCGCATCAAGTAGAAGGCGGTTGGGATCAAGGTGGTAAAGGCGTGAGTATTGTTGATGTGCTGACTCGCGGTGCGCACGAAGTGCCACGTCGTATTACCGATGGGGTTATGGAAGGCGAATTTTACCCAAACCATCAAGCGGTCGATTTCTATCACCACTACAAAGAAGATATCGCGCTGTTTGCTGAGATGGGTTTTAAGTGCTTCCGCACGTCTATTGCGTGGACACGGATTTTCCCGAATGGCGATGAAGCGCAGCCCAATGAAGCAGGTTTACAGTTTTATGATGATCTGTTTGATGAGCTGTTAAAGCATAAGATTGAACCTGTCATTACGTTGTCACACTTTGAAATGCCGCTGCACTTGGTGAAGCAGTATGGCAGTTGGCTCAACCGCGACTTGATTGATCACTTCACCAAATTTGCGCAAGTGGTGATGACCCGTTACCAGCATAAGGTGAAATATTGGATCACCTTTAATGAAATCAATAACCAACGCAACTGGAAGCTGCCGATCTTTGGTTATTGTAACTCAGGCATGCTTTACGCTGAGCAAGACCACCCAGAACAAGCGATGTACCAAGTGTTACATCACCAATTTATTGCCAGTGCATTAGTAGTGAAACTGGGGCACGAGATCAATCCGGATTTTAAAATTGGCAGCATGATCCACATGATGCCGCTGTATCCTGCCACCTCACGTCCGGAAGATGTGTTGTTGGCACAAGAGTTAATGCGTGAGAAATATCTGTTCAGTGATGTACAGGTTCGTGGCTATTACCCCAGTTATCTCAGTAAAGAGTGGCAGCGCAAGGGGATTGAAGTTGTGATGCAAGATGGTGATGAGCAGATCCTGCGCCAAGGCTGCGCGGATTATCTTGCCATCAGCTACTACATGACCAACATAGTCTCTGCCGCGCCAGAGCAAGAGGGCGAAACCACCTCTTTGTTTGAAACCAGCCGCTTAAACCCGTATCTTCCTGCGTCTGATTGGGGATGGCAGATTGACCCGCAAGGTTTGCGTTATGCGCTTTCTGAGCTTTATGAGCGTTACCAAAAGCCGATTTTTATCGTCGAAAATGGCTTAGGTGCCTACGACACCGTTGAAGAAGACGGCTCAGTCCAAGATGACTATCGCATCAATTACTTAGCGGCGCACATTGAAGCCGTGAAGCAGGCGATTAATCATGATGGCGTTGATGTGATGGGTTATACTCCTTGGGGCTGTATTGACTGCGTATCCTTTACCACTGGCGAATACAAAAAGCGTTATGGCTTCATCTATGTTGACAAACATGATGATGGAAGTGGTACATTTGCCCGTTCGAAGAAGAAAAGCTTCTACTGGTATCAAAATGTGATCGCCACCAATGGCAATGAGATTTAA
- the katG gene encoding catalase/peroxidase HPI: MENNTTASSGQCPVMHGGATSTGTSNMDWWPKALNLDILHQHDSKTNPLGADFNYREELKKLDVEALKRDLKALMTNSQEWWPADWGHYGGLMIRMAWHSAGTYRIADGRGGGGTGNQRFAPLNSWPDNANLDKARRLLWPIKQKYGNKISWADLMILAGNMAYESMGLKTFGFAFGREDIWHPEKDTYWGSEKEWLAPSGGENSRYSGQRDLENPLAAVMMGLIYVNPEGVDGTPDPLKTAHDMRVTFARMAMNDEETVALTAGGHTVGKAHGNGNAANLGPDPEGAELHEQGLGWNNHTSRGIGRNTVTSGIEGAWTTHPTKWDNGFFYLLFTYEWQLTKSPAGAWQWEPVNIKEEDKPVDVEDPSIRYNPMMTDADMALKIDPEYRKISERFYQDPAYFSEVFARAWFKLTHRDMGPKARYFGPDVPAEELIWQDPVPAGRKDYDVNAVKAKIAASGLSISEMVSTAWDSARTFRGSDKRGGANGARIRLAPQKDWQGNEPARLGKVLAVLEKIAAEFGISIADTIVLAGNVGIEQAAKAAGVNVTVPFAPGRGDATIEQTDVESFEVLEPLADGFRNWQKKHYVVTPEEMLLDKAQLLRLTAPEMTVLIGGMRVLGTNYGGSQHGVFTDHVGALTNDFFVNLTDMSYTWKPTGRNSYEIAERKSGKVKWTATRVDLVFGSNSILRAYAEVYAQDDNKEKFVKDFVAAWTKVMNADRFDLC, encoded by the coding sequence ATGGAAAACAACACCACAGCTTCAAGCGGTCAATGTCCGGTGATGCACGGCGGTGCAACGTCAACAGGCACCTCTAATATGGACTGGTGGCCTAAAGCGCTAAACTTAGACATCCTTCATCAGCATGACAGCAAAACCAATCCACTTGGTGCTGATTTCAACTATCGCGAAGAGCTGAAAAAGCTTGATGTAGAAGCGCTAAAGCGCGATCTGAAAGCGTTAATGACCAACAGCCAAGAATGGTGGCCGGCCGACTGGGGACACTACGGCGGTTTGATGATTCGTATGGCATGGCACTCTGCGGGCACTTACCGTATTGCCGATGGTCGCGGCGGAGGCGGTACCGGTAATCAACGTTTTGCCCCACTGAATTCATGGCCAGATAACGCCAACTTGGACAAAGCACGCCGTTTGCTGTGGCCTATCAAACAAAAGTACGGTAACAAAATCAGCTGGGCGGATTTGATGATCCTTGCTGGTAACATGGCTTATGAATCGATGGGCCTCAAAACCTTTGGTTTTGCCTTTGGCCGCGAAGACATCTGGCATCCAGAAAAAGACACTTACTGGGGTTCAGAAAAAGAGTGGCTGGCGCCGTCAGGTGGTGAAAATAGCCGCTACTCCGGCCAGCGCGATCTTGAAAATCCACTCGCGGCCGTCATGATGGGTCTTATCTACGTCAACCCAGAAGGTGTAGATGGAACCCCAGATCCACTCAAAACCGCGCACGACATGCGTGTCACCTTCGCTCGCATGGCGATGAATGATGAAGAGACAGTCGCATTAACAGCTGGCGGCCATACCGTGGGTAAAGCGCACGGTAATGGTAACGCTGCCAACCTTGGCCCTGATCCTGAAGGCGCTGAACTGCACGAACAAGGCTTAGGTTGGAACAACCACACCAGCCGTGGGATCGGTCGAAACACCGTCACCAGTGGTATTGAAGGTGCGTGGACCACTCACCCAACCAAATGGGATAACGGTTTCTTCTACCTACTGTTCACTTATGAGTGGCAGCTCACTAAGAGCCCTGCGGGCGCATGGCAATGGGAACCTGTCAACATCAAAGAGGAAGACAAACCGGTTGATGTGGAAGACCCAAGTATTCGCTACAACCCAATGATGACCGATGCCGATATGGCTCTGAAAATCGATCCTGAATATCGCAAGATTTCAGAGCGCTTCTACCAAGATCCCGCTTACTTCTCAGAAGTGTTTGCACGAGCTTGGTTTAAGCTCACTCACCGCGATATGGGACCGAAAGCGCGCTACTTTGGCCCAGATGTTCCGGCAGAAGAGTTGATCTGGCAAGACCCTGTTCCAGCAGGTCGTAAAGACTATGATGTGAATGCGGTGAAAGCAAAAATCGCGGCGAGCGGTCTAAGCATCAGTGAAATGGTCAGCACCGCTTGGGATAGCGCTCGTACTTTCCGTGGTTCCGATAAACGTGGTGGTGCCAACGGAGCGCGTATTCGCCTCGCTCCACAAAAAGATTGGCAAGGTAACGAGCCTGCGCGTCTTGGCAAAGTGCTGGCGGTATTAGAGAAAATTGCCGCTGAATTCGGCATCAGCATTGCTGATACCATTGTTCTGGCAGGTAACGTAGGTATCGAACAAGCGGCCAAAGCCGCGGGCGTGAATGTGACCGTACCGTTCGCACCGGGACGCGGCGATGCGACAATCGAACAAACCGATGTTGAGTCGTTTGAAGTGCTTGAGCCTCTCGCGGATGGCTTCCGTAACTGGCAGAAAAAGCATTATGTAGTCACACCGGAAGAAATGTTGCTCGACAAAGCGCAACTGCTGCGCCTCACCGCTCCAGAAATGACGGTGTTAATTGGTGGCATGCGTGTGCTTGGTACTAACTACGGTGGCAGCCAACACGGCGTGTTTACCGACCACGTGGGTGCGTTGACCAACGATTTCTTCGTTAACCTCACCGACATGAGTTACACCTGGAAACCAACCGGTCGCAACTCTTACGAGATTGCTGAACGTAAGAGCGGCAAAGTGAAGTGGACAGCAACTCGAGTGGATCTGGTGTTTGGTTCTAACTCCATCCTACGTGCTTATGCGGAAGTGTACGCACAGGACGACAACAAAGAGAAATTCGTCAAAGACTTTGTTGCAGCATGGACCAAAGTGATGAACGCTGATCGATTTGATCTTTGCTAA
- a CDS encoding 4-oxalocrotonate tautomerase family protein, translating into MPYINVKVTNEGVTKAQKQAIIKGCTQLMVDILNKEPEKTFVVIDEVNTDNWGIGFEQVTELRR; encoded by the coding sequence ATGCCTTATATTAATGTCAAAGTCACTAACGAGGGTGTGACCAAAGCGCAGAAGCAAGCAATTATCAAGGGGTGTACCCAATTGATGGTCGATATACTAAACAAGGAACCGGAAAAGACCTTCGTGGTTATTGATGAAGTCAATACAGACAACTGGGGAATTGGCTTTGAGCAGGTGACGGAGTTGAGACGCTAG
- a CDS encoding nuclear transport factor 2 family protein → MATPVDNDDHQQIVAIIKHYFDGLHRGDVALLGRIFHSDVYLKAPNNRRSIAQWLSDVAERQSPEKLGLAFRFEIESIDIVKDQAMVKVYCPLYRFNYIDFLGLLKEEGRWSIVSKMYTDVSV, encoded by the coding sequence ATGGCTACACCTGTTGATAATGATGATCACCAGCAAATAGTGGCAATCATCAAACATTACTTTGATGGATTGCATCGGGGAGATGTTGCCTTGCTTGGCCGTATTTTCCATTCGGACGTTTACCTTAAAGCTCCAAATAACAGGCGCAGTATTGCTCAGTGGCTCTCCGATGTAGCGGAAAGACAAAGCCCAGAAAAGCTAGGCCTTGCCTTTCGATTTGAAATTGAGTCTATCGATATTGTGAAAGATCAAGCAATGGTGAAGGTGTATTGTCCGCTTTATCGCTTTAACTATATTGATTTTTTGGGTCTTCTTAAGGAAGAAGGACGCTGGTCTATTGTCAGTAAAATGTACACCGACGTGTCGGTTTAG
- a CDS encoding glutathione S-transferase family protein yields MYTLYYSPGTCAIATQVILFELGQEVKIVDRAHVSDFSEITPVKAVPVLVDGERTLTEGAAIILYLLAKHQNSLLPTQGFERQEAIQNLMFANATMHPAYSRLFFIAANIDDEVVKQSTLNKAADAISALWDYVENNLQTKMYLGGDSPSAADILLAVYATWGDYFPVDIRIGIRSRQMIESVHAMPSFQRTIEAQRIESKHNED; encoded by the coding sequence ATGTACACACTCTATTATTCCCCTGGCACGTGTGCCATCGCTACGCAGGTAATTTTGTTTGAGTTAGGACAAGAGGTAAAAATTGTCGACCGAGCGCACGTCAGCGATTTTTCAGAAATAACGCCAGTTAAAGCGGTTCCCGTTTTGGTCGATGGCGAACGCACGCTAACGGAAGGCGCGGCGATTATTCTCTATTTGTTGGCTAAGCATCAAAATTCTTTGTTGCCAACCCAAGGTTTTGAACGTCAAGAGGCGATTCAGAACCTAATGTTCGCGAATGCCACTATGCATCCCGCATACAGCCGCCTGTTTTTTATCGCTGCAAATATCGACGATGAGGTCGTTAAACAATCGACTCTGAATAAGGCGGCGGATGCGATATCGGCTTTGTGGGACTATGTGGAAAATAACTTGCAAACCAAAATGTATCTCGGTGGAGATTCCCCCAGTGCGGCGGATATTCTGCTCGCGGTGTATGCGACCTGGGGTGACTATTTTCCCGTTGATATCAGGATAGGGATTCGTTCTCGTCAAATGATTGAATCCGTGCATGCGATGCCGAGTTTTCAGCGTACGATTGAAGCGCAACGTATCGAATCAAAGCACAATGAGGACTAA
- a CDS encoding LysR family transcriptional regulator produces MDKLRAIELFVRLANLGSFTKVAEQTGTSKSMISKEISRLEADIGARLLHRSTRNVQLTPVGEGYLQRAKEILEKLADADNFAQDLQQNLRGKLKINAPMALGITDLSSLFADFMLAHPDIDLDIHLGDEQLDLVEHGFDLGFRASSQPIDLHYVGKPLTQFSYKVCASPGYLASHPKILIPRDLTEHNCFVYSYFQSKNVWPIEDGVSISGRLKVNSTLFMMESIKRGLGIGFIPDFVAQDAITKGEVVEILAESSKPQLTLYALYPARHHVPAKLVLCIEFLQKWFTDKAT; encoded by the coding sequence ATGGATAAACTACGCGCTATCGAACTCTTTGTCCGTTTAGCCAACTTGGGCAGTTTTACCAAAGTTGCAGAGCAAACAGGCACATCCAAATCCATGATAAGCAAGGAAATTTCTCGTTTGGAAGCCGATATCGGAGCTCGATTACTTCACCGCTCTACCCGTAATGTTCAGTTAACGCCTGTTGGCGAAGGCTATTTGCAGCGTGCAAAAGAGATTTTGGAAAAGCTTGCTGACGCAGACAATTTTGCTCAGGACTTACAGCAAAACCTGCGTGGAAAGCTGAAAATAAATGCTCCAATGGCATTGGGAATCACTGATTTATCCAGTTTGTTTGCCGACTTTATGTTGGCTCATCCCGACATTGATCTCGATATTCACCTTGGTGATGAGCAGCTAGACCTGGTTGAGCACGGTTTTGATTTGGGTTTTCGAGCATCAAGCCAGCCAATTGATCTCCATTATGTTGGCAAACCACTCACCCAATTCAGCTATAAGGTGTGTGCTTCTCCGGGTTATCTTGCCAGTCATCCGAAAATTCTGATACCTAGAGATCTGACAGAGCACAACTGCTTCGTCTACAGCTACTTTCAAAGCAAAAACGTGTGGCCGATAGAAGATGGTGTAAGCATCAGCGGTCGACTGAAAGTAAACAGCACACTGTTCATGATGGAGTCAATCAAGAGAGGGTTAGGGATTGGTTTCATCCCAGATTTTGTCGCGCAAGACGCTATTACCAAAGGTGAAGTGGTCGAAATTCTCGCAGAGTCGAGCAAGCCTCAATTAACGTTGTACGCGCTCTACCCTGCGAGGCATCATGTTCCTGCTAAGCTGGTTTTATGTATCGAATTCTTACAGAAGTGGTTTACAGACAAAGCAACATAA
- a CDS encoding PepSY domain-containing protein, translating to MKKTLLLATTALLSLGSAFSALADPQCTKEPESQWINFEQAKTQVEEMGYKIKVFKKTKTSCYELYGYNKENKRVEIYFNPTDMSKVKEELDD from the coding sequence ATGAAAAAAACACTTCTACTGGCAACGACAGCACTTCTTTCACTCGGCAGCGCATTCAGCGCTTTGGCGGATCCACAGTGTACAAAAGAGCCGGAGTCTCAATGGATTAACTTTGAGCAAGCCAAAACTCAGGTTGAAGAAATGGGTTACAAAATCAAAGTCTTTAAGAAAACCAAGACCAGTTGCTACGAGCTTTATGGCTATAACAAAGAGAACAAACGCGTAGAGATCTACTTTAATCCAACCGACATGAGCAAAGTGAAGGAAGAGCTAGATGACTAA
- a CDS encoding cytochrome b/b6 domain-containing protein, producing the protein MTNTFKWDWVVRATHWMVALLFFANFFALEEGSDLHKWAGYLILLSVGIRLLWGLVAQSPARLSRFLPSPSAAVLHLKEVLSERQDNHLGHNPAGAVMIWLLWGLIIATAVSGWLMGSDMFWGEEWLEETHEVFANLTFIAVAVHLSAVILMSKWNRKNYIQSMLP; encoded by the coding sequence ATGACTAACACGTTCAAATGGGACTGGGTTGTGCGAGCAACCCATTGGATGGTCGCGCTGCTTTTCTTTGCCAATTTCTTTGCTTTAGAAGAGGGGAGCGATCTGCATAAGTGGGCGGGATATCTAATCCTGCTCAGTGTCGGTATCCGGCTACTTTGGGGGCTAGTGGCGCAATCACCAGCGCGATTGAGCCGTTTTCTCCCTTCCCCATCAGCAGCGGTGTTACACCTGAAAGAGGTGCTGAGTGAACGGCAAGATAACCACCTTGGTCACAATCCTGCGGGCGCGGTGATGATCTGGCTATTGTGGGGATTGATCATCGCAACGGCAGTGAGCGGCTGGTTAATGGGTAGTGATATGTTTTGGGGTGAAGAGTGGTTGGAAGAGACGCATGAAGTATTCGCCAATCTCACTTTCATCGCCGTTGCTGTACATCTCTCCGCGGTAATTCTAATGAGTAAATGGAACCGGAAAAATTATATTCAGTCCATGTTGCCCTAG
- the mmsB gene encoding 3-hydroxyisobutyrate dehydrogenase: MNQVAFIGLGNMGSPMAANLIKAGCTLRVFDLNQAAMATLAELGATACESIEQAVQGVDTVITMLPAGEHVRSVYLGDHQGNAGLLTLLAPKTLLIDSSTIDPQSAKMVAVEAQKQGLEFVDAPVSGGVAGAQAGTLTFIVGGTQAAFDKAQTILQHMGKNIFHAGDAGDGQMAKICNNLMLGILMSGTCEALSLGIDNGLDPKVLSNIMLQSSGRNWALELYNPCPGVMENAPASKQYQPGFTSRLMVKDLGLGLDAASQSHSSVPMGALARNLFAFHNAAGNSELDFSSLFQFYAKQTR; encoded by the coding sequence ATGAACCAAGTGGCATTTATTGGTCTTGGCAATATGGGCTCGCCGATGGCGGCGAACTTAATCAAAGCGGGTTGCACGCTGCGCGTGTTCGACCTCAATCAAGCGGCGATGGCAACACTGGCTGAACTGGGCGCAACCGCGTGCGAGTCTATCGAGCAAGCAGTGCAGGGCGTAGACACGGTGATCACCATGTTGCCTGCTGGCGAGCACGTTCGCTCGGTCTATTTGGGTGACCATCAAGGCAATGCTGGGCTGCTCACTTTGCTTGCGCCAAAAACGCTGCTGATTGACTCCTCCACCATCGATCCCCAATCGGCGAAAATGGTGGCCGTCGAGGCGCAAAAGCAGGGGCTGGAATTTGTTGACGCGCCAGTTTCCGGCGGCGTGGCAGGCGCGCAGGCGGGGACGCTAACCTTCATCGTTGGTGGTACGCAAGCGGCGTTTGACAAGGCGCAAACCATTCTTCAGCACATGGGCAAAAATATCTTTCACGCTGGCGATGCAGGCGACGGGCAAATGGCGAAAATCTGCAACAACCTGATGCTGGGTATTTTGATGTCTGGAACTTGTGAAGCGCTGAGTTTGGGAATTGATAACGGTCTCGATCCGAAGGTGCTGTCCAACATTATGCTGCAAAGCTCCGGGCGCAACTGGGCGTTAGAGCTCTACAATCCGTGCCCCGGCGTGATGGAAAACGCGCCTGCGAGCAAGCAGTACCAACCAGGCTTTACCAGTCGCTTGATGGTGAAAGATCTTGGTTTGGGACTGGATGCCGCCTCTCAAAGTCACTCCTCCGTACCAATGGGCGCTTTGGCGCGCAACCTATTCGCTTTTCATAATGCTGCTGGTAACAGCGAGTTGGATTTCTCCAGTCTGTTTCAGTTTTACGCCAAACAAACGCGCTGA
- a CDS encoding enoyl-CoA hydratase — MNNPPANTWTEQSLQQLKTLVQSLNLNNEVYALVLTGKGEKFFSAGADLKLFADGDKARALKMARLFGQAFETLSAFRGVSIAAINGYAMGGGLEAALACDIRIAEEQAVMALPEAKVGLLPCAGGTQNLTALVGEGWAKRVILCGEQLSAAKAHQIGLVEEVVAKGEALNRAIAMAESVANQSPSAVAACKKLIQQTRFAPLAQGLIKEREYFLDLFDTEDQTEGVQAFLQKRPPVWKNR; from the coding sequence ATGAACAATCCGCCTGCCAATACTTGGACCGAGCAAAGTTTGCAGCAGCTCAAAACCCTTGTGCAGTCACTCAACCTCAATAATGAAGTGTATGCCTTAGTGCTAACGGGAAAAGGGGAGAAGTTTTTCTCGGCTGGCGCGGATCTCAAGCTGTTTGCCGATGGCGATAAAGCGCGCGCGCTGAAAATGGCGCGCCTGTTTGGGCAGGCGTTTGAAACCTTGTCGGCATTTCGTGGCGTGTCGATTGCGGCCATCAACGGATACGCCATGGGCGGTGGCCTTGAAGCGGCGCTCGCCTGTGACATTCGTATTGCTGAAGAGCAAGCGGTGATGGCACTGCCTGAAGCCAAGGTGGGTCTGCTGCCCTGCGCGGGCGGCACGCAAAATCTGACCGCTTTGGTGGGCGAAGGGTGGGCTAAGCGGGTGATTTTGTGCGGAGAACAGCTCAGCGCTGCCAAAGCGCACCAGATTGGTTTAGTCGAAGAGGTGGTTGCTAAAGGCGAAGCGCTCAACCGTGCGATTGCCATGGCTGAATCGGTCGCCAATCAGTCGCCCTCTGCCGTGGCCGCGTGTAAAAAACTCATCCAGCAAACGCGTTTTGCACCGCTGGCTCAGGGGCTGATTAAAGAGCGCGAATACTTTCTTGATCTGTTTGATACTGAAGATCAGACCGAAGGCGTGCAGGCATTTTTGCAAAAGCGTCCACCCGTATGGAAAAACCGCTGA
- a CDS encoding acyl-CoA dehydrogenase family protein — MDFELNEEQRAFADTASEFAKARLAPMAAKWDEEHIFPKEVLREAGELGFLSLYTPEEQGGLGLSRLDASIIFEQLAMGCTSTTAFMTIHNMVTWMVASFASDEAKTQFCPKLVTGEWLGSYCLTEPNAGSDAASLTTSAQKHGDHYLLSGSKAFISGAGDTDVLVVMARTGEAGAKGISAFVIPANAEGISYGRREPKMGWNSQPTRSVTFDRVKVPLTALLGEEGQGFTFAMKGLDGGRINIATCSLGTAQQALNQATQYLQERKQFGKNLAQFQGLQFKLADMATELVAARQLVRYAASKLDRRDAEATAYCAMAKRFATDVGFQVCDAALQLYGGYGYIKEYPLERHFRDVRVHQILEGTNEIMRLIIARRLLHEGAELL, encoded by the coding sequence ATGGATTTTGAACTGAATGAAGAACAACGCGCGTTTGCCGACACGGCGAGTGAATTTGCTAAAGCACGTTTAGCCCCGATGGCGGCTAAGTGGGATGAAGAGCACATCTTCCCCAAAGAGGTGCTGCGCGAGGCGGGGGAACTTGGCTTTTTGTCACTGTATACCCCTGAAGAACAGGGCGGGCTCGGTTTGAGTCGCCTTGATGCTTCGATCATTTTCGAGCAGTTGGCGATGGGGTGCACCTCGACCACTGCCTTTATGACCATCCACAACATGGTGACTTGGATGGTGGCCAGTTTTGCCAGTGATGAAGCCAAAACGCAGTTTTGCCCCAAGTTGGTCACGGGGGAATGGCTGGGCTCTTACTGTCTCACCGAACCGAATGCCGGATCGGATGCCGCATCGCTCACCACGAGCGCGCAAAAGCACGGCGATCACTATCTGTTGAGCGGGAGCAAAGCGTTTATCTCGGGCGCTGGCGACACCGATGTGTTGGTGGTGATGGCGCGCACAGGCGAAGCGGGTGCCAAAGGCATCTCTGCGTTTGTCATTCCAGCCAACGCAGAAGGGATCAGCTACGGGCGCAGAGAGCCGAAAATGGGCTGGAACAGCCAGCCGACCCGCTCAGTCACTTTTGATAGGGTCAAAGTGCCGCTCACCGCGCTGCTTGGCGAAGAAGGGCAAGGTTTTACTTTTGCCATGAAAGGGCTAGATGGTGGTCGCATTAACATCGCCACCTGTTCACTGGGTACGGCGCAGCAAGCGCTCAATCAAGCGACGCAATACCTGCAAGAGCGCAAGCAGTTTGGCAAAAATCTGGCGCAATTTCAGGGGCTGCAATTTAAGCTCGCGGATATGGCAACTGAGCTGGTTGCAGCGCGCCAACTGGTGCGCTATGCGGCAAGTAAACTTGATCGCCGCGATGCAGAGGCCACGGCTTACTGCGCGATGGCGAAACGCTTTGCGACGGATGTCGGTTTTCAGGTGTGTGACGCAGCGCTGCAACTCTACGGTGGCTACGGTTACATCAAAGAGTATCCGCTGGAGCGCCATTTTCGCGATGTTCGGGTGCACCAAATTCTCGAAGGAACCAATGAAATCATGCGGTTAATTATTGCCCGTCGGCTTTTGCATGAAGGCGCGGAGCTTCTGTAA